In Risungbinella massiliensis, a single window of DNA contains:
- a CDS encoding spore germination protein has protein sequence MGTINNILNIKINSVSSAASVNFGNTINIGAESNSKSIGGSSPVGDFTRNLDLERNLYIDPDVSDQSDVG, from the coding sequence ATGGGCACCATTAATAACATACTCAATATCAAAATCAATAGCGTTTCTAGTGCTGCTTCCGTCAACTTTGGTAACACGATCAATATTGGAGCGGAAAGCAATAGTAAATCTATAGGAGGTTCTTCTCCAGTGGGGGATTTTACGCGCAACTTAGATTTGGAACGTAACCTATATATTGATCCAGATGTCAGTGACCAATCAGATGTAGGGTAA